The nucleotide window TCTGCTGCATAGCTATTCAGTTTCGCTGCCAAATGTGATCTCTCAAGTTCATATTCAGGCGACTTTCCTCAGGGAAGCCAATCTCGATTCTTCATTTTCATTGTCAAAAATGATAGATCTCTGTTGGTCTTCCACAACAGGACCTTACCCAAATATTTGTCTATAATCATGACTAGACCAGAAATCCTCCAAAAGTTGCCTGAAGCTAATTGAAGTTTGTATCTTTTGGAAATTGAAGTAATGGAACTCTTCTGGTGTTCTATCTTTTGTTGCccatcaaagaaagaaaaaagaaaaatagagaagaagaagaagagtgaagGAAGAGATCGATAAAGAAGAAAGTAAGAAACTcaagaaacagaaaaatattttctttttgttataatttttttttaaaaaaataataaaataatatttaaatataACATATCCATTGAAGCaaaaatttgtcaaaaatgaCCATGACACGTCAtccttcaaatttgaatttgacacaaGTTTTTTGACTAAcccgttggagatgctcttagtgaCCAAACTTATGCGTAAAAGCACATgtgttaaaagttaaaacagtGGGGAATATTCTGGCACCGCCCCAACAAAAATATCTTCCTCCCAACGAACCCAATGACGTGGAAGCAATATGGTGGCAAGTTAGACCAAGATATTTTCCTAGAAAATATCAGCTAAACAACACATGTCAGTTACGTGGCCTCCTCCTCTCACTTCCACCCTCCAATCTCTCCCAAACCACCAAACTGCCACTCCACCTTGTTATTTGCCTCTAGTCCGCCAAATACAATTTTCAAATTTTATGACCAtgcattctccaaaaaaaaaattaaaaaaaattatgaatatGACTGTCTTAAACTTGCAAATAAATCAGTAATTATAGTTATTTCAAGAAAATTATAATTAAAAATGACGTGTTGAAAGAATATCTTATATGAGAGTAAGTAAAAGTTGATACAAAATTTAGATGAGCAGTAAAGAATCTCTATAAATTTAAAGCCGGAGCACAACCAATTGGAATGGCCTCTAGTCCCGGACTCCCGGTTAGATATTTCGTCCACGGTCATAAAAATCACGATGGCATTTCCGTAAATAAAAATATCCAACATGACTCTTTTGGTCAGAAAAAAGCTTCCCCTATTGAAGTTATAAATATAATTAGATTGAGATATTTTCCTAGCTACAGAGACAAATTTGAGCTCTGAAGAAATGGCCATGGCGAAGAAGCACgaaggagaagaggaggaggaggaggttcaGAACTTCGGGAAGAGACTGAAATGCAGCAAATACGAGGAGGTTCGAGACgaatatgaagaagaagaagaagaagagagcgaggTTTCAGAGAAGCCAGAGATGCTTAGCATGTACCCAATGACTCCCACATCGTTTGTGGTCTCCGATGCTCTGGAACCCGATTGTCCGATCATTTACGTCAACAAAGTGTTCGAGACGTTCACCGGATATGGAGCTCATGAAGTCCTCGGTCGGAACTGGTAGTGATTTTTTATTTCGATTTCATTTCTTACTGTTTTGATTGGTTTACTGTTTAGTTTCTCAACTCTATGTAAAAGGGGTGCAAAAGAGAGATACTTTAATTGGGGAATTTTGAGAGAATTTGTGGGTTTTGTATGTAATTTGCAAATGTAGAACAAAGTGGACATCTTGGTCCAGAAATAGTAATTTTTGCTGCAAATTCAAACtttgggttttgttgtgtgatgtggTTTTGTTTGTTAAGCTAGTTTGAGAAATCTCTGTGAGCGTTTGTGTTTTTGAGTTTGGTTATTGGTAGTTTCTTGAAGATGGGTCGGATTATGAACAATATCGTTTTTGACATGCTGAATCGACAAACTAAACTTGTCGTATCAGTATTTCACTACTCTTTAGCAGATTCTCCTGTTAGAAGTTGAATTTTCGAGAGAGTCTGTCAAGTGTTCATTTGAATACTGAATGATAGCTTTGTGTCTAATTCTTTGGCATAGGTTAAGCCTCAGCAAATGTGGATGACCGCATTCTTTGGTATGTATAAGTTGAGGGAGACCGGAATGCAGAACTTTCCGGTGACTCTAAACTGAAAATATTTGACGGAGACAATCTATTCAAATTTAAGAGCTAGTAAACAACGTGAAGCAACGAGATGAAACCATATTAGTTAATTTGGTATTCTTTGCATTTGTTGTTTGAAGTTGGCTGAGCTGATTCACATACTAATGATCCATGTATGTAGTTGCTCTTTCATAAGCATATCTGTCATATGATAGTTATGTGTCTCAGAAGTTGTCTTTACCAATATTCttcttttgtcttttgtttCAGTCGGTTCTTACAATATAGAGACCCTCATGCTCAAAGACGACATCCTCTGGTAGATCCTGATGTCGTTTCTGAGATTAGAAGGTGTCTTGAAGGAGGAGTTGAATTCTTAGGTGAGCTTCTTAATTTCAGTAAGGATGGCACTCCCTTGGTGAATAGGCTAAGGCTGAAGCCTATACTTGATGATAACGGAACTGTCACACACATCATAGGCATTCAAGTATTTGCTGAAACAAAAATAGATCTCAATAGTGTGTCATATCCAGTTTATAAAGAGACATGCACTGAGCAGTTCACTCAGCCCGATAAATATTCTCTCACCAGTGGACAAACACCTTCCACCCAACATCAAGAAATTTGTGGGATTCTGCAGCTCTCGGATGAAGTCTTGGCTCACAACATCTTATCGCGCTTGACTCCAAGGGATGTGGCATCCATTGGGTCTGTCTGCAGAAGAATCCGTCAGCTAACAAAAAATGAGCATGTGAGGAAGATGGTATGTCAAAATGCATGGGGAACAGAAGTCACTGGTACATTGGAACTGATGACTAAGAAGTTAGGGTGGGGACGTCTGGCTAGGGAACTGACGACTCTTGAGGCTGTTTGTTGGAGGAAGTTTACTGTTGGAGGTTCAGTGGAGCCTTCACGGTGCAATTTCAGTGCTTGTGCTGTGGGAAATCGACTGGTACTGTTTGGAGGTGAAGGAGTGGATATGCAGCCAATGGATGACACATTTGTTCTCAATCTTGATGCTGCCAATCCAGAGTGGACTAGAGTAAGTGTGAAATCATCACCACCAGGTCGGTGGGGCCATACACTTTCATGTTTGAATGGTTCTTTGCTAGTAGTTTTTGGGGGATGTGGGCGGCAAGGGTTGCTCAATGATGTTTGGGTTCTTGACTTGGATGCCAAGCAGCCAACATGGAAAGAAGTTTATGGTGGAACTCCTCCTCTCCCTAGATCCTGGCATAGCTCTTGCATAACAGAAGGTTCTAAATTAGTTGTGTCAGGTGGATGCACGGATGCTGGGGTACTTCTTAGCGACACATACGTATTGGATCTCACCACTGACAATCCAACATGGAGAGAGATTCCAACTTCATGGTCTCCTCCCTCTAGGTTGGGACATTCCCTTTCAGTTTATGGCCGGTCAAAGATTCTCATGTTTGGTGGACTTGCCAACAGTGGGCACTTGAGGTTAAGATCAGGAGAGACTTACACCATTGATTTGGAAGACGAAGAGCCTCAATGGAGGCAACTGGAGTGTAATGCATTTACCAGCATTGACAGCCAGAGTGCGGTGCTCCCTCCTCCTAGACTTGATCATGTTGCTGTGAGCATGCCTTGTGGAAGGATTATCATTTTTGGGGGTTCAATTGCCGGGCTGCATTCTCCTTCTCAGCTTTTCCTCTTGGATCCTTCTGAAGAGAAACCATCTTGGAGAATTTTGAACGTTCCCGGGCAACCACCTAAATTTGCTTGGGGTCACAGCACCTGCGTGGTCGGAGGGACAAGGGTCCTGGTACTGGGTGGCCACACAGGTGAGGAGTGGATACTCAATGACTTGCATGAGTTGTGCTTAGCAAGCAGGCAGGATTCAGACCCATGAGAAGATTTCTTTCTTTACCTTACTGTGCACCGACCACtggaagaaaattttgttttgtgatcTCTGTGACTTGAGCTTCTTCCACCCAAGTCCCTAGTGATTGGCTTCGTTTTGTGTTATGATGATTGGTGTTTGATGTATTTGTGTACTTGTGCTTCGATTTGTACTACAATGTATTTAGATCACACCTTGAATCATTTCGTATGATTCATTATTCCGGATGTACATTGTGAGTATAGGATATGAATGTATACAAGTTTATTTCCAGAGCATTTGATTTTGAAACCGCCAACTCTTCTCTACTGCTACTTCTATTAGGTTTCATTTTTCGTTTCCTCAGGTCTCTAATTCGGGTTTGGGAAGATTGTTCAGTGCTGGTCACAGCTGATTTGAAGCCCTTTATTACAGTTCCTCAAACATACCATTCCATTTGAAAAAGATgataaatgatgaaattataacAAACCATGTCTACAAAAAATTCCATATCTCAGAAGAATAGATTTTACGTGAATAGTAACCATTTGGTAAGGAACCAAAACATTTTGGAATGAAATTATCATTGTACACACTCGAGTCTGAGTTCAACTTGTATTCAATAAGGTATAAGGCTGGAATAAAGAATCGTGTGCAACTTCAACTCTATGCTCATGCAGCACCTGCGGCCTGTGGCTGTCTCTGTCGGTATACCTTATTAATTTGAAGTAGATAAAAGAATATGCAGAT belongs to Rosa chinensis cultivar Old Blush chromosome 4, RchiOBHm-V2, whole genome shotgun sequence and includes:
- the LOC112196220 gene encoding adagio protein 3; translation: MAMAKKHEGEEEEEEVQNFGKRLKCSKYEEVRDEYEEEEEEESEVSEKPEMLSMYPMTPTSFVVSDALEPDCPIIYVNKVFETFTGYGAHEVLGRNCRFLQYRDPHAQRRHPLVDPDVVSEIRRCLEGGVEFLGELLNFSKDGTPLVNRLRLKPILDDNGTVTHIIGIQVFAETKIDLNSVSYPVYKETCTEQFTQPDKYSLTSGQTPSTQHQEICGILQLSDEVLAHNILSRLTPRDVASIGSVCRRIRQLTKNEHVRKMVCQNAWGTEVTGTLELMTKKLGWGRLARELTTLEAVCWRKFTVGGSVEPSRCNFSACAVGNRLVLFGGEGVDMQPMDDTFVLNLDAANPEWTRVSVKSSPPGRWGHTLSCLNGSLLVVFGGCGRQGLLNDVWVLDLDAKQPTWKEVYGGTPPLPRSWHSSCITEGSKLVVSGGCTDAGVLLSDTYVLDLTTDNPTWREIPTSWSPPSRLGHSLSVYGRSKILMFGGLANSGHLRLRSGETYTIDLEDEEPQWRQLECNAFTSIDSQSAVLPPPRLDHVAVSMPCGRIIIFGGSIAGLHSPSQLFLLDPSEEKPSWRILNVPGQPPKFAWGHSTCVVGGTRVLVLGGHTGEEWILNDLHELCLASRQDSDP